The Phycisphaeraceae bacterium genome window below encodes:
- a CDS encoding ATP-dependent Clp protease adaptor ClpS, giving the protein MSNAAVEVETAPPAPAEPKAKPGKPKPRQQPPYHVVLIDDDDHTYQYVIEMLRKIFGHPYERGYQLAKEVDKKGRAIVLTTTREHAELKRDQIIGYGRDIRLSRCKGSMTAVIEPAE; this is encoded by the coding sequence ATGTCCAATGCCGCCGTCGAAGTCGAAACCGCTCCACCCGCTCCCGCTGAGCCTAAAGCCAAGCCCGGCAAACCCAAGCCGCGGCAGCAGCCGCCCTATCACGTGGTACTCATCGATGATGACGACCACACCTACCAGTACGTGATCGAAATGCTGCGGAAGATTTTCGGTCACCCCTACGAGAGAGGCTATCAGCTCGCCAAAGAGGTGGACAAGAAGGGCAGGGCGATCGTGCTGACGACAACCAGGGAACACGCGGAGCTCAAGCGCGATCAGATCATCGGCTACGGTCGTGATATCCGGCTGTCACGCTGCAAGGGTTCGATGACAGCGGTCATTGAGCCGGCGGAGTGA